From one Fusobacterium simiae genomic stretch:
- the rpsN gene encoding 30S ribosomal protein S14, with translation MAKKSMIARDVKRAKLVDRYAEKRAELKKRIAAGDMEAMFELNKLPKDSSAVRKRNRCQLDGRPRGYMREFGISRVKFRQLAGAGLIPGVKKSSW, from the coding sequence ATGGCGAAAAAGTCAATGATCGCAAGAGATGTTAAAAGAGCAAAACTTGTTGACAGATATGCTGAAAAAAGAGCTGAATTAAAGAAAAGAATAGCAGCTGGAGATATGGAAGCTATGTTTGAATTAAATAAACTTCCAAAAGATTCATCAGCTGTTAGAAAAAGAAATAGATGTCAATTAGATGGTAGACCAAGAGGATATATGAGAGAATTCGGAATATCAAGAGTTAAGTTTAGACAACTTGCAGGTGCTGGACTAATACCTGGTGTAAAAAAATCATCTTGGTAA